The following proteins come from a genomic window of Cronobacter muytjensii ATCC 51329:
- the flhC gene encoding flagellar transcriptional regulator FlhC produces MTDKSIVQEARDIQLAMELITLGARLQMLESETQLSRGRLIKLYKELRGSPPPKGMLPFSTDWFMTWEQNIHASMFCNAWQYLLRTGLCSGVDAVIKAYRLYLEQCPQEDDAGPLLALTRAWTLVRFVDSGMLELSRCNSCGGNFITHAHQPVGSFACSLCQPPSRAVKRRKLSRDAADIIPQLLDEQVEQAV; encoded by the coding sequence ATGACCGACAAGAGCATTGTTCAGGAAGCCCGTGATATCCAGCTCGCCATGGAACTCATTACCCTTGGCGCACGTTTACAGATGCTGGAAAGTGAAACGCAACTTAGCCGCGGTAGACTCATTAAACTTTATAAAGAGCTGCGGGGCAGCCCGCCGCCAAAAGGTATGTTGCCCTTTTCCACGGACTGGTTCATGACCTGGGAACAGAACATCCACGCCTCGATGTTCTGTAACGCCTGGCAGTATCTGCTGCGCACCGGGTTATGTTCAGGCGTTGACGCGGTTATCAAAGCGTACCGTCTGTACCTGGAGCAATGCCCGCAAGAAGACGATGCAGGCCCGCTGCTGGCGCTCACCCGCGCCTGGACGCTGGTTCGTTTCGTGGACAGCGGAATGCTTGAATTATCCCGTTGCAACAGCTGCGGCGGCAATTTTATTACCCATGCACACCAGCCGGTTGGCAGCTTCGCGTGCAGCCTGTGCCAACCGCCATCTCGCGCCGTAAAAAGACGTAAACTTTCGCGAGATGCTGCCGATATTATTCCACAACTGCTGGATGAACAGGTCGAACAGGCCGTTTAA
- the uspC gene encoding universal stress protein UspC — protein sequence MSYSHVLVAVAVTPESHRLLDRAVSLVKPVNGKVSLITIATDPELFNQMSAPMLENLREVMFEETHTFLEALKTAAGYPIEETIIASGELGEYIHDICEKNDIDLVICGNHNQSFFSKAVCSAKSVLAASRRDLLLVALD from the coding sequence ATGAGCTACTCGCATGTGCTGGTTGCCGTGGCCGTCACGCCGGAAAGCCACCGCCTTCTCGACCGCGCCGTTTCCCTGGTGAAACCTGTTAATGGCAAAGTCTCCCTTATTACTATCGCCACAGATCCGGAACTCTTTAATCAAATGTCGGCTCCGATGCTCGAAAATTTGCGTGAAGTCATGTTTGAGGAGACGCACACCTTCCTTGAGGCTCTCAAAACCGCAGCGGGATACCCGATTGAAGAGACCATCATCGCGAGCGGCGAACTCGGAGAATATATTCACGATATATGTGAAAAAAATGACATCGACCTGGTCATTTGCGGTAATCACAACCAGAGTTTCTTCAGCAAGGCGGTCTGTTCGGCGAAAAGCGTGCTGGCAGCCAGCAGGAGAGATCTTCTGCTGGTGGCGCTGGATTAA
- the araH gene encoding arabinose ABC transporter permease AraH, with amino-acid sequence MSSLTTSGAPKSSFSVGRIWDQYGMLVVFAVLFLACAIFVPNFATFINMKGLGLAISMSGMVACGMLFCLASGDFDLSVASVIACAGVTTAVVINMTESLWLGVAAGLLLGVASGLVNGFVIAKLKINALITTLATMQIVRGLAYIISDGKAVGIEDESFFTLGYANWLGLPAPIWLTVACLIVFGFLLNKTTFGRNTLAIGGNEEAARLAGVPVVRTKIIIFVLSGLVSAAAGIILASRMTSGQPMTSIGYELIVISACVLGGVSLKGGIGKISYVVAGILILGTVENAMNLLNISPFAQYVVRGLILLAAVIFDRYKQKAKRVA; translated from the coding sequence ATGTCATCACTAACCACATCCGGTGCGCCGAAGTCCTCATTCTCCGTGGGTCGCATCTGGGATCAGTACGGCATGCTGGTGGTCTTCGCCGTGCTGTTCCTCGCGTGCGCTATCTTCGTGCCGAACTTCGCCACCTTTATCAATATGAAAGGCCTCGGTCTCGCTATCTCCATGTCCGGGATGGTGGCTTGCGGTATGCTGTTCTGCCTCGCCTCCGGCGATTTCGACCTTTCGGTGGCGTCAGTTATCGCCTGCGCGGGCGTGACCACGGCGGTGGTCATCAACATGACCGAAAGCCTGTGGCTTGGCGTGGCGGCAGGTCTGTTGCTCGGCGTCGCAAGCGGGCTGGTTAACGGCTTTGTTATCGCGAAGCTTAAAATCAACGCGCTTATCACTACGCTCGCCACGATGCAGATTGTGCGCGGCCTTGCGTATATCATCTCTGACGGTAAAGCGGTGGGCATCGAAGACGAAAGCTTCTTTACCCTCGGCTATGCTAACTGGCTTGGGCTGCCAGCCCCTATCTGGCTGACGGTGGCCTGCCTGATTGTGTTTGGTTTTCTGCTCAATAAAACCACGTTCGGGCGCAACACGCTGGCGATTGGCGGCAATGAAGAGGCCGCGCGGCTCGCAGGCGTGCCGGTTGTACGCACCAAAATCATTATCTTCGTGCTCTCCGGGCTGGTGTCCGCCGCGGCAGGCATTATTCTCGCTTCGCGTATGACCAGCGGTCAGCCGATGACCTCTATCGGTTATGAACTGATTGTCATCTCCGCGTGCGTTTTGGGTGGCGTTTCTCTGAAAGGCGGCATAGGAAAAATCTCGTATGTTGTCGCGGGTATCCTGATCCTCGGCACTGTCGAAAACGCCATGAATTTACTCAATATCTCGCCCTTCGCACAGTATGTGGTACGCGGTCTGATCCTGCTGGCAGCAGTGATTTTCGACCGTTATAAACAAAAAGCGAAACGCGTCGCGTAA
- the cheA gene encoding chemotaxis protein CheA codes for MDISDFYQTFFDEADELLADMEQHLLDLVPEAPDAEQLNAIFRAAHSIKGGAGTFGFTILQETTHLMENLLDEARRGEMQLNTDIINLFLETKDIMQEQLDAYKSSQEPDAASFEYICQALRQLALEAKGEAPAAAAKLSVVETETAAPAPAATTDGGKLRIKLGKLKGNETELLQEELGNLGTLSQIEKADDHLIATLETSASADDITAVLCFVIEIDQIEFLPLPAAEPAPAAPAEPVVQAAPAPTAPVAAPVAKAPAASAPRAEQNKPAREKENTSIRVAVEKVDQLINLVGELVITQSMLQQRSNELDPVTHGDLITSMSQLQRNARDLQESVMSIRMMPMEYVFSRFPRLVRDLASKLGKQVELTLQGSSTELDKSLIERIIDPLTHLVRNSLDHGIESPEKRDAAGKSPVGNLILSAEHQGGNICIEVTDDGAGLNRERILAKAMSQGMAVSESMTDDEVGMLIFAPGFSTAEQVTDVSGRGVGMDVVKRNIQEMGGHVEIASRQGQGTTIRILLPLTLAILDGMSVKVNEEVFILPLNAVMESLQPREEDLHPLAGGERVLEVRGEYLPLVELWKVFDVQGAKTEATQGIVVILQSAGRRYALLVDQLIGQHQVVVKNLESNYRKVPGISAATILGDGSVALIVDVSALQSLNREQRMAQTAA; via the coding sequence ATGGATATTAGCGATTTTTATCAGACATTTTTCGATGAGGCCGACGAACTGTTGGCCGACATGGAGCAGCATTTGCTCGATCTGGTGCCCGAAGCGCCGGATGCCGAACAGCTAAATGCCATATTCCGCGCCGCGCACTCCATTAAGGGCGGAGCGGGGACCTTTGGCTTCACCATCCTGCAGGAAACCACCCATCTGATGGAAAACCTGCTGGATGAAGCACGTCGGGGTGAAATGCAACTTAACACCGACATCATCAACCTGTTTTTGGAAACCAAAGATATTATGCAGGAACAGCTTGACGCTTATAAAAGCTCTCAGGAGCCGGACGCAGCCAGCTTTGAATATATCTGTCAGGCACTGCGTCAGCTGGCGCTCGAGGCCAAAGGCGAAGCGCCTGCGGCCGCGGCGAAACTCTCTGTTGTCGAAACAGAAACCGCAGCCCCAGCACCGGCCGCAACCACGGATGGCGGCAAGCTGCGCATCAAACTTGGCAAACTCAAAGGCAATGAGACCGAACTGTTGCAGGAAGAACTCGGCAACCTCGGCACCTTAAGCCAGATTGAGAAAGCGGACGATCACCTGATAGCGACGCTCGAAACCAGCGCCAGCGCGGATGACATCACCGCGGTGCTCTGCTTCGTCATCGAAATCGACCAGATTGAATTCCTGCCGCTGCCGGCCGCCGAGCCTGCGCCTGCCGCCCCGGCAGAGCCAGTGGTTCAGGCTGCGCCTGCGCCGACGGCACCGGTCGCCGCGCCGGTCGCCAAAGCGCCTGCCGCCAGCGCCCCGCGCGCCGAGCAGAACAAACCGGCCCGTGAAAAAGAAAACACCAGTATTCGCGTGGCGGTTGAGAAAGTCGACCAGCTCATCAACCTCGTTGGCGAGTTGGTTATCACTCAGTCGATGCTTCAGCAGCGCTCCAACGAGCTTGATCCGGTCACTCACGGCGACCTGATCACCAGCATGAGTCAGTTACAACGTAACGCCCGCGATCTGCAGGAATCGGTCATGTCCATCCGTATGATGCCGATGGAATATGTCTTTAGCCGCTTCCCGCGTCTGGTGCGCGACCTGGCGAGCAAACTCGGCAAGCAGGTTGAACTGACGTTGCAGGGCAGCTCCACGGAACTCGACAAGAGCCTTATCGAACGCATTATCGACCCGTTAACGCACCTTGTGCGTAACAGCCTCGACCACGGGATCGAATCGCCGGAAAAACGTGACGCCGCAGGCAAATCCCCGGTGGGCAACCTGATCCTCTCCGCAGAGCATCAGGGCGGCAACATCTGTATCGAAGTGACCGACGACGGCGCCGGCCTTAACCGCGAGCGTATCCTTGCCAAAGCGATGTCGCAGGGCATGGCCGTCAGCGAAAGCATGACCGATGACGAAGTGGGCATGCTCATTTTCGCCCCGGGCTTCTCCACGGCCGAACAGGTGACCGATGTGTCTGGTCGCGGCGTCGGCATGGACGTGGTGAAACGTAATATTCAGGAGATGGGCGGCCATGTGGAAATCGCCTCCCGTCAGGGCCAGGGCACGACTATCCGTATCCTGCTGCCGCTGACGCTGGCGATCCTCGACGGCATGTCGGTTAAGGTAAACGAAGAAGTCTTTATTCTGCCGTTGAACGCGGTAATGGAATCGCTGCAACCGCGTGAAGAAGATCTGCATCCGCTGGCAGGCGGCGAGCGCGTACTGGAAGTGCGTGGCGAATATCTGCCGCTGGTGGAGTTGTGGAAAGTCTTTGATGTGCAAGGGGCCAAAACCGAAGCGACGCAGGGCATTGTCGTTATCCTGCAAAGCGCCGGTCGCCGTTATGCACTGCTGGTCGATCAGCTGATTGGCCAGCACCAGGTGGTGGTGAAAAACCTTGAGAGTAACTATCGCAAGGTGCCGGGTATTTCGGCCGCCACGATTCTGGGCGATGGTAGCGTGGCGCTGATTGTCGATGTATCCGCGCTGCAAAGTTTAAACCGTGAGCAACGTATGGCGCAGACCGCCGCCTGA
- the motB gene encoding flagellar motor protein MotB has translation MKNSNHPVVIVKKRKHKGHGGGSHGSWKIAYADFMTAMMAFFLVMWLISIASPKELTQIAEYFRTPLSAAITGGQRIADSQSPIPGGGDDVTQSQGEVKKAPNIDELKKRMEQNRLKKLRGDLDQLIEADPKLRALRPHLRIDLVQEGLRIQIIDSQNRPMFKTGSAEVEPYMRDILRAIAPVLNGIPNKVSLSGHTDDFPYANGERGYSNWELSADRANASRRELVVGGLDDGKVLRVVGMAATMRLAEKGANEALNRRISLLVLNKQSEDAIVHENAESENESLSVLQQPGAVPPASNPTPSEPVTR, from the coding sequence ATGAAAAACAGCAACCACCCCGTCGTTATCGTAAAAAAGCGCAAGCATAAAGGGCACGGCGGCGGTTCGCACGGCTCCTGGAAAATTGCTTACGCCGACTTTATGACCGCCATGATGGCTTTCTTTCTGGTGATGTGGCTTATCTCCATCGCCAGTCCGAAAGAGCTGACGCAGATTGCGGAATATTTCCGCACGCCGCTGTCAGCCGCCATCACCGGCGGGCAGCGTATCGCTGATAGCCAGAGCCCGATTCCGGGGGGTGGAGATGACGTCACGCAGTCGCAGGGCGAAGTGAAAAAAGCGCCGAACATCGACGAGCTGAAAAAACGCATGGAGCAAAACCGGCTGAAAAAACTGCGCGGCGATCTGGATCAGCTGATCGAAGCCGACCCGAAACTGCGCGCGCTGCGTCCGCATCTGCGTATCGACCTGGTGCAGGAAGGGCTGCGCATTCAGATTATCGACAGCCAGAACCGGCCGATGTTTAAAACCGGCAGCGCCGAAGTGGAGCCCTACATGCGCGACATTCTGCGCGCTATCGCGCCGGTGCTGAACGGGATACCGAATAAAGTGAGCCTGTCAGGCCATACCGATGACTTCCCGTACGCCAACGGCGAACGCGGTTACAGCAACTGGGAACTCTCGGCAGACCGCGCCAACGCGTCGCGTCGCGAGCTGGTTGTCGGCGGGCTTGATGATGGCAAAGTCCTGCGCGTGGTCGGCATGGCCGCCACGATGCGACTGGCGGAAAAAGGCGCGAATGAAGCCCTCAACCGCCGGATAAGTTTGCTGGTGCTCAACAAGCAGTCGGAAGATGCCATCGTGCATGAAAACGCCGAAAGCGAAAATGAGTCACTGAGCGTTTTACAACAACCGGGCGCCGTCCCCCCGGCCTCAAACCCAACACCGTCCGAACCGGTTACGAGGTGA
- a CDS encoding Csu type fimbrial protein, with product MKTRLIAAIFGAGMMVTAPASHAVTSSGTIGATLTLTNGCLINGSPSQNGINFGTLNFGTSPATFSTLTTQLTGAGGGNTFSIQCTTPEYTVQITGSTNQAPGTIVGTPGTPGRYLINTTNTGQGVAYSLYSDSAFQNVIANNTAIPVASTTGGVDNYTIYGRIQGGGNSVTVVPGTYTDTINVSVTY from the coding sequence ATGAAAACACGTCTTATTGCTGCTATTTTCGGTGCCGGCATGATGGTGACCGCGCCAGCCAGCCACGCGGTCACCAGCAGCGGGACTATCGGGGCAACCTTAACGCTGACTAATGGTTGCCTGATTAACGGCTCCCCGAGCCAGAATGGGATCAACTTCGGTACCCTGAACTTCGGGACCAGTCCGGCGACCTTCTCCACACTGACCACTCAGCTTACGGGCGCGGGCGGCGGCAACACCTTCTCCATCCAGTGCACCACGCCGGAATACACCGTTCAGATCACGGGCAGCACCAACCAGGCGCCGGGCACCATTGTCGGCACGCCAGGCACACCAGGCCGTTATCTCATTAACACCACCAATACCGGGCAGGGCGTGGCCTACAGCCTCTACAGCGACAGCGCCTTCCAGAACGTTATCGCCAATAACACCGCCATTCCGGTCGCCTCTACCACTGGCGGGGTGGATAACTACACCATCTACGGCCGTATCCAGGGCGGCGGCAACAGCGTGACCGTGGTGCCGGGCACCTATACCGACACGATTAACGTCAGCGTGACCTACTAA
- the cheW gene encoding chemotaxis protein CheW, which produces MTGMSNVTKLAGEPSGQEFLVFTLGDEEYGIDILKVQEIRGYDQVTRIANTPSFIKGVTNLRGVIVPIVDLRVKFEQGDVEYNENTVVIVLNFGQRVVGIVVDGVSDVLSLTADQIRPAPEFAVTLSTEYLTGLGAIGERMLILVHIEKLLNSEEMELIDSATARVA; this is translated from the coding sequence ATGACCGGTATGAGCAACGTCACTAAACTGGCCGGCGAGCCGTCTGGCCAGGAGTTCCTGGTATTCACCCTGGGCGACGAAGAATATGGTATCGATATTCTCAAAGTGCAGGAAATTCGCGGTTACGATCAGGTAACCCGCATAGCGAACACGCCGTCTTTCATCAAAGGCGTCACTAACCTGCGCGGCGTGATCGTGCCTATCGTTGACCTGCGCGTGAAGTTTGAGCAGGGCGATGTGGAATATAACGAAAACACCGTGGTTATCGTACTGAACTTCGGCCAGCGTGTGGTGGGTATTGTGGTGGACGGCGTGTCTGACGTGCTGTCCCTCACCGCCGATCAGATTCGCCCGGCACCGGAATTCGCTGTGACGCTCTCCACAGAATACCTGACCGGCCTCGGCGCTATTGGCGAACGTATGCTGATTCTGGTACACATTGAGAAGCTGCTCAACAGTGAAGAAATGGAACTGATTGACAGCGCAACCGCCCGCGTGGCGTGA
- the flhD gene encoding flagellar transcriptional regulator FlhD produces MHTSELLKHIYDINLSYLLLAQRLISQDKASAMFRLGISEEMASTLGDLTLPQMVKLAETNQLVCQFRFQDHQSITRLTQESRVDDLQQIHTGILLSTRLLNEANGTEDVARKKRA; encoded by the coding sequence ATGCATACATCCGAGTTACTGAAACATATTTATGACATCAACCTGTCATATCTGTTACTGGCCCAGCGCTTGATCAGTCAGGATAAAGCGTCTGCGATGTTTCGTCTGGGAATCAGCGAAGAGATGGCGTCCACGCTTGGCGACCTGACTCTTCCGCAAATGGTGAAACTGGCTGAAACCAATCAGCTCGTCTGTCAGTTCCGCTTCCAGGATCATCAGTCGATCACGCGTTTAACGCAGGAATCACGCGTTGACGATCTGCAACAGATTCATACTGGTATTCTGCTCTCCACGCGTCTGCTCAACGAGGCCAACGGCACCGAAGACGTCGCTCGGAAGAAAAGGGCGTAA
- the otsB gene encoding trehalose-phosphatase, whose protein sequence is MAEELAVPPVDRENLAFFFDLDGTLADIKPHPDQVFIPSDVRRLLQKLADMNNGALALISGRSMTELDQLAAPHHFPLAGVHGAERRDIRGQHHVVTLPQTLVAHLHQQLEAALATMPGTELEAKGMAFALHYRGAPEYEEEIKALAESIASEHKQLGLQPGKCVVELKPLGINKGAAIEAFMNEAPFAGRVPVFVGDDLTDEAGFYIVNQLNGISVKVGQGDTQAKWHLADVPSVHAWLEHVAQHQEQEKKILNKRREGYESLSRSI, encoded by the coding sequence GTGGCCGAAGAGTTAGCTGTACCGCCCGTAGACCGCGAAAATCTTGCCTTTTTTTTCGACCTTGACGGCACGCTTGCCGACATCAAGCCGCATCCCGATCAAGTGTTCATCCCTTCCGATGTTCGTCGCCTGCTGCAAAAACTCGCCGACATGAATAACGGAGCCCTGGCATTGATTTCAGGACGTTCCATGACGGAGCTGGACCAACTTGCCGCGCCGCACCATTTTCCGCTGGCCGGGGTCCACGGGGCCGAGCGTCGTGATATCCGTGGTCAGCATCATGTCGTGACGCTGCCGCAGACACTTGTCGCGCATCTGCATCAGCAGCTGGAAGCGGCGCTGGCAACGATGCCAGGTACCGAACTTGAGGCAAAGGGAATGGCTTTCGCGCTGCATTATCGCGGCGCGCCGGAGTATGAAGAAGAGATTAAGGCGCTGGCGGAAAGCATTGCGAGCGAACATAAGCAGCTGGGTCTGCAACCGGGTAAATGCGTAGTGGAGTTAAAACCACTGGGCATTAATAAGGGCGCGGCTATCGAGGCATTCATGAATGAAGCGCCGTTCGCAGGCCGCGTGCCGGTTTTTGTCGGTGATGACCTTACCGACGAAGCCGGGTTCTATATCGTGAACCAGCTTAATGGCATTAGCGTGAAAGTCGGGCAGGGGGATACCCAGGCGAAATGGCACCTCGCCGATGTCCCGTCCGTTCACGCCTGGCTGGAACACGTTGCTCAACATCAAGAACAAGAAAAAAAAATTTTGAATAAAAGGAGAGAAGGCTATGAGTCGCTTAGTCGTAGTATCTAA
- the otsA gene encoding alpha,alpha-trehalose-phosphate synthase: MSRLVVVSNRIAPPDDKKSSAGGLAVGILGALKAAGGLWFGWSGEIGNEDAPLKKVTRDNITWASFNLSEQDHDQYYNQFSNGVLWPAFHYRLDLVNFQREAWEGYLRVNSLLADKLKPLIEPDDNLWIHDYHLLPFASELRKRGVNNRIGFFLHIPFPTPEIFNALPTNTELLEQLCDYDLLGFQTENDRVAFLDCLAMQTHLSTNSDGEHTAYGKTFRTQVYPIGIEPEEIAQASAGPLPPKLAQLKAELASVKNIFSVERLDYSKGLPERFQAFETLLEKYPEHHGKIRYTQIAPTSRGDVQAYQDIRHQLETEAGRINGRYGQLGWTPLYYLNQHFDRKLLMKVFRYSDVGLVTPLRDGMNLVAKEYVAAQDPENPGVLVLSQFAGAANELTAALLVNPYDRDDVAAALDRALKMPLAERIARHSEMLEIVRKNDINHWQEAFIQDLKQIAPRSPERELQQKVATFPKLA, from the coding sequence ATGAGTCGCTTAGTCGTAGTATCTAATCGTATTGCCCCGCCGGATGATAAAAAGAGCAGCGCAGGGGGCCTCGCGGTAGGGATACTGGGAGCGCTGAAAGCAGCAGGCGGCCTGTGGTTTGGCTGGAGCGGTGAAATCGGCAATGAGGATGCCCCGCTTAAAAAAGTCACCCGTGACAATATTACCTGGGCGTCATTTAACCTGAGCGAGCAGGATCACGACCAGTATTACAATCAGTTCTCCAACGGCGTATTGTGGCCTGCGTTCCACTACCGTCTGGATCTGGTGAATTTCCAGCGCGAAGCCTGGGAGGGCTATCTGCGCGTCAACAGCCTGCTGGCGGATAAACTTAAGCCGCTGATTGAGCCGGATGACAACCTGTGGATCCACGATTATCATCTGCTGCCATTTGCAAGCGAGCTGCGCAAGCGCGGCGTCAATAACCGCATCGGCTTCTTCCTGCATATCCCGTTCCCAACCCCGGAAATTTTCAACGCGCTGCCGACCAATACCGAACTGCTGGAACAGCTTTGCGATTACGATCTGCTGGGCTTCCAGACGGAAAACGATCGCGTCGCTTTCCTGGACTGCCTCGCGATGCAGACGCACCTTTCCACCAACAGCGATGGTGAACACACCGCCTACGGTAAAACGTTCCGCACACAGGTCTATCCGATTGGTATCGAGCCGGAAGAGATAGCGCAGGCGTCCGCAGGCCCGCTGCCGCCGAAGCTTGCCCAGCTCAAAGCCGAACTTGCCAGCGTGAAGAACATTTTCTCGGTAGAGCGTCTCGACTATTCCAAGGGGCTTCCGGAGCGCTTCCAGGCCTTCGAAACGCTGCTTGAGAAATACCCGGAGCACCACGGTAAAATCCGCTACACCCAGATTGCGCCTACGTCGCGCGGCGATGTGCAGGCGTATCAGGATATCCGTCATCAGCTGGAGACCGAGGCCGGGCGTATCAATGGCCGCTACGGTCAGCTCGGCTGGACGCCGCTCTATTACCTCAATCAGCACTTCGATCGTAAGCTGCTGATGAAAGTTTTCCGCTATTCCGATGTCGGGCTGGTAACGCCGCTGCGTGACGGGATGAATCTGGTCGCGAAAGAATACGTGGCCGCGCAGGACCCGGAAAACCCCGGCGTGCTGGTACTGTCGCAGTTCGCCGGCGCTGCCAATGAACTGACCGCCGCCCTGCTGGTTAACCCATACGATCGTGATGACGTGGCGGCGGCGCTCGACCGCGCGCTGAAAATGCCGCTGGCGGAGCGTATCGCCCGTCACAGCGAGATGCTGGAGATTGTCCGTAAAAACGACATCAACCACTGGCAGGAGGCCTTTATCCAGGATCTAAAGCAGATAGCGCCACGCAGCCCTGAACGTGAGCTGCAACAGAAAGTGGCGACCTTCCCGAAACTGGCCTGA
- the motA gene encoding flagellar motor stator protein MotA has translation MLILIGYLVILGTVFGGYMMTGGHLGALYQPAELIIIGGAGVGAFIVGNNGKAIKATVKALPLLFRRSKYTKSMYMDLMALLYRLMTKSRQQGMFSLERDIENPKESEIFTSYPRILADNTMLEFITDYLRLIISGNMNTFEIEALMDEEIETHESEAEVPANSLGLMGDSLPAFGIVAAVMGVVHALASADRPAAELGALIAHAMVGTFLGILLAYGFVSPLATVLRQKSAETTKMMQCVKVTLLSSLNGYAPPIAVEFGRKTLYSSERPSFTELDEHVRAVKSPNQQQVTEDA, from the coding sequence GTGCTGATTTTAATAGGTTACCTGGTCATTCTGGGAACGGTTTTCGGTGGCTACATGATGACCGGAGGCCACCTTGGTGCACTCTATCAACCCGCCGAGTTAATTATTATCGGCGGAGCGGGTGTGGGTGCGTTTATCGTCGGTAATAACGGAAAAGCGATTAAGGCTACGGTGAAAGCGCTGCCGCTGCTGTTTCGCCGTTCCAAATACACCAAAAGTATGTACATGGATCTGATGGCGCTGCTGTATCGCCTGATGACCAAATCGCGCCAGCAGGGGATGTTCTCCCTGGAGCGCGATATCGAGAATCCGAAAGAGAGCGAGATCTTCACCAGCTACCCGCGCATTCTGGCGGACAACACCATGCTGGAATTCATTACCGATTATCTGCGCCTCATCATCAGCGGCAACATGAACACGTTTGAGATTGAAGCGCTGATGGACGAAGAGATCGAAACGCACGAAAGCGAAGCCGAAGTGCCGGCCAACAGCCTGGGGCTGATGGGCGACTCACTCCCGGCGTTCGGTATCGTCGCGGCGGTTATGGGCGTGGTGCACGCGCTGGCGTCTGCGGACCGTCCGGCGGCGGAGCTCGGCGCGTTGATCGCCCACGCGATGGTGGGGACGTTCCTCGGCATCCTGCTGGCTTACGGCTTTGTGTCGCCGCTCGCCACCGTGCTGCGCCAGAAGAGCGCCGAAACCACCAAGATGATGCAGTGCGTGAAAGTGACGCTGCTTTCCAGCCTTAACGGTTATGCGCCGCCGATCGCCGTCGAGTTTGGCCGTAAGACGCTCTACTCAAGCGAGCGTCCGTCCTTCACCGAGCTGGATGAACACGTTCGCGCGGTGAAATCGCCTAATCAGCAGCAGGTGACAGAAGACGCATGA
- a CDS encoding Csu type fimbrial protein, with product MRRIQWSAIGLMLALSGAAHAITTQSFQVSATIAAGCSVTTGSGGTFGTLNFGTRSGVESARVSTSFVPSSSLLLACTPGVALSMSIDGGQNYGSSVRNLVRGGGTERVPYRLYTSSSLNAASEIGVNQAVSIAYSNSNNISLPIFGAAQLTGFSPAGAYTDRLTVTLSW from the coding sequence GTGCGGCGAATTCAATGGAGTGCGATCGGTTTGATGCTTGCCCTTAGCGGCGCGGCGCACGCTATCACGACACAGTCGTTTCAGGTCAGCGCGACCATCGCCGCCGGGTGCTCCGTAACGACCGGCAGCGGCGGCACATTTGGCACGCTGAACTTCGGCACCCGCAGCGGCGTGGAAAGCGCGCGCGTCAGCACAAGCTTTGTCCCGTCCTCTTCACTGCTCCTCGCCTGCACGCCAGGCGTGGCGCTCAGCATGAGCATCGACGGCGGGCAGAACTACGGCTCCTCGGTGCGTAATCTGGTGCGCGGCGGCGGCACCGAACGGGTGCCGTATCGGCTTTACACGTCAAGCTCGCTGAATGCGGCGAGTGAAATCGGCGTCAATCAGGCGGTTTCCATCGCCTACAGCAACAGCAATAACATTTCGCTGCCGATTTTTGGCGCAGCGCAGCTTACGGGCTTCAGCCCCGCCGGAGCCTACACCGACAGGCTTACGGTGACATTATCATGGTGA